ACCTTGCAATCGGCGCCAACGCCATCGATACCGCCACCCGCGTGCGCTCCGCGCTCGAGGTTATCGGCCGCGGACTGCCGGCAGGTGTCGAGATCACCTATCCCTACGACACCACGCCCTTCGTGGAACTGTCGATCGAGAAGGTCGTGCACACGCTGATCGAGGCGATCGTGCTCGTCTTCGTGGTGCTGCTCGTCTTCCTGCAGAATCTCCGCGCGACGCTGATCCCGACGATTGCCGTTCCCGTGGTGCTGCTCGGCACCTTCGGGGTGCTGGCGGTCACCGGCTACTCGATCAATACCTTGACGATGTTCGCCATGGTGTTGGCGATCGGTCTTCTTGTCGACGACGCGATCGTCGTCGTCGAAAACGTCGAACGCATCATGTCCGAAGAAAAGCTTTCGCCGCTCGAGGCGACGGAAAAATCGATGGGGGAGATCACCGGCGCCATTGTCGGTATCGCGCTCGTCCTCACTGCCGTCTTCATTCCGATGGCCTTCTTCGGCGGTTCGACCGGCATCATCTATCGCCAGTTCTCGATCACCATCGTCTCGGCCATGCTGCTGTCGGCACTCGTCGCCCTCGTACTGACGCCCGCACTTTGCGCCACGATGCTGAAGCCGGTCGGCGAACACAGGAAGCACCGCGTCGGCGACTGGTTCAACCGCAACTTCACGCGCTCGACCAACGGCTATATCAGCGCCATCGGCTATCTGCTGAAGCGGCCGATCCGCGCCATGCTGGTCTTCCTTCTGGTCGGCGCCGGCTGCGCCTATCTCTTCACCCGCCTGCCGAGCTCCTTCCTGCCGCAGGAAGACCAGGGCGTCCTGTTGACCATCGTCACCACGCCGCCGGGCTCGACCACGCAGCAGACCCAGGCCGTCGTCGAAAAGGTCGAGAAATATTATCGTGAAAACGAGAAGGACGCCGTCGATTCCGTATTCGGCGCACTCGGCTTCGGCTTCAGTGGTTCTGGCCAGAACAGCGCCATCGTCTTCACCAAGCTCAAGGATTTCGCACAGCGCACCGATCCGACGCTGAGCGCCCAATCGGTCGTCAACCGTGCGCTTGGCAATTTCTTTGCGATCCGCGAGGCGCAGGTCTTCGCGCTTCTGCCGCCGGCGATCCAGGGTCTCGGCGTGTCGAGCGGCTTCTCCATGTATCTCGTCGACACCGGCGGCCATGGCAACGACGCCCTGACGGCCGCCTCCAAGCGGCTGATCCAGATGGGCAATAGCTCGGGCAAGATCGTGGCGCTGCGCAGCAGCAACAAGGAAGTCGAGCCGCAGATGCGCATCGTGCTCGATCAGGAAAAGATCGGCGCCATGGGCGTCGACATCACCTCGGTCAATTCGATGCTGTCGATCATCTTCACCGGCCGTGACGTCAACGACTTCACGCTGAACGGCGAGATCAAACCGGTCTACGTCGAGGGCGATGCGCCCTTCCGCATGCAGCCGAGCGATCTCAACCACTGGTACGCCCGCAACAATGACGGCGAAATGGTGCCCTTCTCCGCCTTTACCCGCACGGAGTGGGTGAAGGGGGCGCCCTCGCTTGCCCGCTTCAATGCCGTCAGCGCCATTCCACTCGACGGCGCTTCCGCACCCGGGGTTTCTTCCGGCGATGCGATGAACGAAATGGAAGCGCTGACCAGTGAGCTCGGCGGCGGTTATACAGTGGCGTGGCAGGGCATCTCCTATCAGGAGCGGCTGTCCGGTTCGCAGGCGCCAATGCTTTACGCGATCTCGGTTCTCGTTGTCTTCCTCTGCCTGGCAGCGCTTTATGAAAGCTGGTCGATCCCCTTCTCGGTGATCATGGCAGTGCCTGTCGGTATTCTCGGGGCGCTGACGGCGGCAACCGTCTTCGGCCAGGCAAACGACGTCTATTTCAAGGTCGGC
The Rhizobium leguminosarum DNA segment above includes these coding regions:
- a CDS encoding efflux RND transporter permease subunit translates to MAKFFIRRPIFAWVIAITIMLAGLLAIFTLSISQYPDIAPTTVRINATYRGASAETVEKSVTTIIEDGMTGLDDLTYMTSTSSTGSASIQLTFGTSADPDIAQVQVQNKLQLVQSQLPGDVIDAGISVTRSTSSILLVGSLVSTDGKRNSVDLGNIMSTSIEDQIQRLEGVGSINVFGSGYAMRVWLDPFKLLKYQLTPSDVTSAIQAQNTQVSVGSLGAQPTIPGQQINVTITAQSQLTTVADFEHIILKVEKDGATVRLSDVSRIEIGQESYGGSSRYNGQPSTGFAVNLAIGANAIDTATRVRSALEVIGRGLPAGVEITYPYDTTPFVELSIEKVVHTLIEAIVLVFVVLLVFLQNLRATLIPTIAVPVVLLGTFGVLAVTGYSINTLTMFAMVLAIGLLVDDAIVVVENVERIMSEEKLSPLEATEKSMGEITGAIVGIALVLTAVFIPMAFFGGSTGIIYRQFSITIVSAMLLSALVALVLTPALCATMLKPVGEHRKHRVGDWFNRNFTRSTNGYISAIGYLLKRPIRAMLVFLLVGAGCAYLFTRLPSSFLPQEDQGVLLTIVTTPPGSTTQQTQAVVEKVEKYYRENEKDAVDSVFGALGFGFSGSGQNSAIVFTKLKDFAQRTDPTLSAQSVVNRALGNFFAIREAQVFALLPPAIQGLGVSSGFSMYLVDTGGHGNDALTAASKRLIQMGNSSGKIVALRSSNKEVEPQMRIVLDQEKIGAMGVDITSVNSMLSIIFTGRDVNDFTLNGEIKPVYVEGDAPFRMQPSDLNHWYARNNDGEMVPFSAFTRTEWVKGAPSLARFNAVSAIPLDGASAPGVSSGDAMNEMEALTSELGGGYTVAWQGISYQERLSGSQAPMLYAISVLVVFLCLAALYESWSIPFSVIMAVPVGILGALTAATVFGQANDVYFKVGLLTTIGLAAKNAILIVEFAKDRMESGMGLYEATLEAARLRLRPIIMTSLAFILGVVPLAIATGAGSAAQNAIGIGVLGGMLAATLLGIFFVPSFFVVIRRIFATRAKNAAGL